One Leucobacter muris DNA segment encodes these proteins:
- a CDS encoding RNA-binding S4 domain-containing protein has product MDSVRLDSWVWAVRLAKTRSQATAACRAGHVRVNDQPAKAAQPVRVGDEVRVRLHGFDRVYRVTGLASRRGSAADAARYFEDLTPPAPPRVERPAPVLRDRGAGRPTKRERRELDRLRGVER; this is encoded by the coding sequence ATGGATTCGGTGCGACTCGACAGCTGGGTGTGGGCCGTGCGGCTCGCGAAGACCCGCAGCCAGGCCACGGCGGCGTGCCGGGCCGGGCACGTGCGCGTGAACGACCAGCCGGCGAAGGCCGCGCAGCCGGTGCGGGTGGGCGACGAGGTTCGGGTGCGGTTGCACGGCTTCGATCGCGTCTACCGCGTGACGGGGCTCGCCTCGCGACGGGGAAGCGCCGCCGACGCGGCACGCTACTTCGAGGATCTGACTCCGCCGGCCCCGCCTCGCGTGGAGCGCCCGGCCCCGGTGCTGCGGGATCGCGGCGCGGGACGCCCCACGAAGCGGGAGCGGCGCGAGCTCGACCGTCTGCGCGGCGTGGAGCGCTGA
- a CDS encoding YigZ family protein, translating to MSAEYETIAAPVDAELEISRSRFLTRLERVETEEQARETIARMRGEHPRARHHCSAFVLGSDGRVQRSNDDGEPSGTAGAPMLDALVSAGLSDVVAVVTRYFGGVLLGAGGLTRAYRAAVAEAVLRAERLRRGLRREVLVTTGYEPAPQIEAEARRRGYGIGAADYSDRVAQRYLVAEAEVAALAALAAEISAGSAVVVPGDAAYVDLPG from the coding sequence ATGAGCGCCGAGTACGAGACCATCGCCGCACCGGTCGACGCCGAACTCGAGATATCGCGATCCCGGTTCCTGACGAGGCTCGAGCGGGTCGAGACCGAAGAGCAGGCGCGCGAGACGATCGCCCGGATGCGCGGGGAGCACCCGCGGGCGCGGCACCACTGCTCGGCGTTCGTGCTCGGCTCCGACGGCCGTGTGCAGCGCTCCAACGACGACGGCGAGCCGAGCGGCACCGCCGGGGCGCCGATGCTCGACGCGCTCGTCTCGGCGGGCCTCAGCGACGTCGTCGCGGTCGTCACCCGGTACTTCGGGGGCGTGCTGCTCGGCGCGGGCGGCCTCACCCGCGCCTACCGCGCGGCGGTGGCCGAGGCCGTGCTGCGCGCCGAGCGCCTGCGCCGCGGGCTGCGCAGGGAGGTGCTGGTCACGACCGGGTACGAGCCGGCGCCGCAGATCGAGGCCGAGGCGCGGCGCCGGGGCTACGGGATCGGCGCCGCCGACTACAGCGATCGGGTGGCGCAGCGCTACCTCGTCGCAGAGGCGGAGGTCGCGGCGCTCGCGGCGCTCGCCGCCGAGATCAGCGCCGGATCGGCCGTGGTGGTGCCGGGTGATGCGGCCTACGTCGACCTGCCCGGATAG
- a CDS encoding DNA polymerase III subunit delta' has translation MNFWAEIVGQPEAVRTLQQAADPAAPAPPAHAWLITGPPGSGRSNLAFRFAAALIARTEADRPPVFEQVRARTHPDLGVLTTQKLLIDIKAAREIVTTAHYAPAEGRFRVIVIEDADRMPERTSNVLLKALEEPPERTIWVLCAPSEADLLPTIRSRTRSLRLVTPSPDDIARLLHERDGIDAGAAERAARLAQSHIGMARRLASDPESLARRDRSIEVALSIETLGDAMRAAASLVKVAEADAAALTEQLDARERDEALRSLGLAPGAAIPPQMRAQVRALEEDQKRRATRSLRDGIDRILTDLLSLYRDVLLVALGAAPELVNREQGARIEDLAERWSPERALAMVTAVETARERLSRGITPGLVLEALFAAIVSPATAGAPGARR, from the coding sequence GTGAACTTCTGGGCAGAGATCGTCGGCCAGCCTGAGGCTGTGCGCACCTTGCAGCAGGCCGCCGATCCCGCGGCCCCGGCGCCCCCCGCGCACGCGTGGCTCATCACCGGCCCGCCCGGATCCGGGCGCTCCAACCTCGCCTTCCGCTTCGCCGCCGCCCTCATCGCGCGCACCGAGGCCGACCGGCCGCCGGTCTTCGAACAGGTGCGCGCGCGCACGCACCCCGACCTCGGGGTGCTCACCACCCAGAAGCTGCTCATCGACATCAAAGCGGCGCGCGAGATCGTCACCACGGCGCACTACGCGCCCGCCGAGGGGCGCTTCCGGGTGATCGTCATCGAAGACGCCGATCGCATGCCCGAGCGCACCTCCAACGTGCTGCTGAAGGCGCTCGAGGAGCCTCCGGAGCGCACGATCTGGGTGCTCTGCGCCCCCAGCGAGGCCGACCTGCTGCCCACCATCCGCTCGCGCACGCGCTCGCTGCGCCTCGTCACCCCGAGCCCCGACGACATCGCGCGGCTGCTCCACGAGCGCGACGGCATCGACGCCGGTGCCGCCGAGCGCGCCGCCCGCCTCGCCCAGAGCCACATCGGCATGGCCAGGCGGCTCGCGAGCGATCCCGAGTCGCTGGCGCGTCGCGACCGCTCCATCGAGGTGGCGCTCTCGATCGAGACGCTGGGCGACGCGATGCGTGCCGCCGCCTCGCTCGTGAAAGTGGCCGAGGCCGACGCCGCGGCCCTCACCGAGCAGCTCGACGCCCGCGAGCGCGACGAGGCGCTGCGCAGCCTCGGCCTCGCGCCCGGCGCCGCGATCCCGCCCCAGATGCGCGCGCAGGTGCGAGCGCTCGAAGAGGATCAGAAGCGCCGCGCGACCCGCAGTCTGCGCGACGGCATCGACCGCATCCTCACCGACCTGCTGTCGCTCTACCGCGACGTGCTGCTCGTGGCGCTCGGCGCCGCGCCCGAGCTCGTCAACCGCGAGCAGGGCGCGCGCATCGAAGACCTCGCAGAGCGGTGGTCGCCCGAGCGCGCGCTCGCCATGGTGACCGCGGTCGAGACCGCGCGGGAGCGGCTCTCGCGCGGCATCACGCCGGGGCTCGTGCTCGAGGCCCTGTTCGCGGCGATCGTGTCGCCCGCGACGGCCGGGGCGCCGGGAGCCCGCCGATGA
- a CDS encoding alpha/beta fold hydrolase — translation MSAAGATRRRAGLRASGAAILAASLMLLTACTPILSLLGGDESRGYELPERPTGGLEGFAAQQPVWASCGDGMECADVYAPLDWSDPAGETITLRLVKHPATGGDRIGTLFVNPGGPGASGADYVAENIDSVIPADVQRAYDVVGWDPRGVGESTQVRCLDAAGMDDYLFGLGEEAGLERGSDAWIDAAVEQSRTFGEACEQRTGDLIAHVSTADTVRDLDMLRAIAGDDRLHYLGFSYGTYIGARYADAYPDRVGRLVLDGAMDPTSTLPDVVREQTRGFELALRAYLADCLQRNDCPFRGSVDDAMSIIGGLLDRVDANPLTGSDGRTLAAGTMLTAIITPCTRRATGATSTSSSPPSTRATPTWRSRWPTSTMTASAAST, via the coding sequence ATGAGCGCCGCGGGGGCGACCCGCCGCCGGGCCGGGCTGCGAGCGTCGGGCGCGGCGATCCTCGCGGCCTCACTGATGCTGCTCACGGCCTGCACGCCGATCCTCTCGCTGCTCGGCGGCGACGAATCGCGCGGCTACGAACTGCCCGAGCGCCCCACGGGGGGCCTCGAGGGCTTCGCCGCGCAGCAGCCCGTCTGGGCGTCGTGCGGCGACGGCATGGAGTGCGCCGACGTGTACGCGCCGCTCGACTGGAGCGATCCCGCGGGCGAGACCATCACACTGCGCCTCGTGAAGCACCCCGCCACCGGCGGCGACCGCATTGGCACGCTCTTCGTGAACCCGGGAGGCCCCGGCGCTTCCGGCGCCGACTACGTGGCAGAGAACATCGACTCGGTCATCCCGGCCGACGTGCAGCGCGCCTACGACGTGGTCGGATGGGATCCGCGCGGCGTGGGCGAGTCGACGCAGGTGCGCTGCCTCGACGCCGCGGGCATGGACGACTACCTGTTCGGGCTCGGCGAAGAGGCGGGCCTCGAACGCGGCAGCGACGCCTGGATCGACGCGGCCGTCGAGCAGTCGCGCACCTTCGGCGAGGCGTGCGAGCAGCGCACCGGCGACCTCATCGCGCACGTGAGCACCGCAGACACCGTGCGCGACCTCGACATGCTCCGCGCGATCGCCGGCGACGACCGGCTGCACTACCTGGGCTTCTCGTACGGCACCTACATCGGCGCCCGCTACGCAGACGCCTACCCCGACCGCGTGGGTCGACTCGTGCTCGACGGCGCCATGGACCCGACGAGCACCCTCCCCGATGTGGTGCGCGAGCAGACCCGCGGCTTCGAGCTCGCCCTGCGGGCCTACCTCGCCGACTGCCTGCAGCGCAACGACTGCCCCTTCAGGGGCAGCGTCGACGACGCCATGAGCATCATCGGAGGCCTGCTCGACCGCGTCGACGCGAACCCGCTCACCGGATCCGACGGCCGCACGCTCGCGGCCGGCACCATGCTCACCGCGATCATCACCCCCTGTACTCGCAGAGCAACTGGGGCTACCTCGACCAGCTCTTCACCACCGTCGACCAGGGCGACGCCGACGTGGCGCTCTCGCTGGCCGACTTCTACTATGACCGCGTCGGCGGCGAGTACGTGA
- a CDS encoding alpha/beta hydrolase: MALSLADFYYDRVGGEYVSNSTEAFSAINCLDYPGGELDRERMRAEAAELDKIAPTIGRFQGFGDVSCAEWPVQGAADRQPVRAAGAEPILVVGTTGDPATPYRWAESLADQLESGVLVTYRGEGHTAYGGNACVDDVVNAYLLQGVVPAQDPLCS, encoded by the coding sequence GTGGCGCTCTCGCTGGCCGACTTCTACTATGACCGCGTCGGCGGCGAGTACGTGAGCAACTCGACCGAGGCTTTCTCGGCCATCAACTGCCTCGACTACCCGGGCGGCGAGCTCGACCGCGAGCGCATGCGCGCCGAGGCCGCCGAGCTCGACAAGATCGCACCCACCATCGGCCGCTTCCAGGGCTTCGGCGACGTGTCGTGCGCGGAGTGGCCGGTGCAGGGCGCAGCCGATCGCCAGCCGGTGCGGGCGGCCGGCGCCGAGCCGATCCTCGTCGTCGGCACCACGGGCGATCCCGCGACCCCCTACCGCTGGGCGGAGTCGCTCGCCGACCAGCTCGAGAGCGGCGTGCTCGTCACGTACCGCGGAGAGGGGCACACCGCCTACGGGGGGAACGCCTGCGTCGACGACGTGGTGAACGCCTACCTGCTGCAGGGCGTGGTGCCCGCGCAGGATCCGCTCTGCTCGTAG
- a CDS encoding acyltransferase family protein: MNERAVAAAPAASKPRIAYWDNARFLLIVLVVVGHVISTVRTDSAFGFALYSFIYLFHMPAMILLSGLFSKPEVTPKAIASTVQLLVTWLLWEGIWAGIRAVAEGRGPGAGFLVNPAWTLWFLVSLVTMRILLPYIARLRHPLLFSIALALGSGLIPAIGTAFSASRTLVFLPFFVAGWLIRERGWLDGQWFVQPARAARISAWGLLGALALLFALLPQLSRVWRIDRWLTWRDDYLGVFERAPIGDWQPDTWGAAALGGAAVTAVLLALAAAMTLAVLIIAPRRRSVITAWGARTLYIYLLHGPVVWVLRSSGVIDAIDAWGAAGVLLLVMLGIALTVLLSMTWITRVFRAVIEPRVDRLLARS, from the coding sequence GTGAACGAACGTGCCGTCGCCGCCGCGCCCGCCGCCTCGAAGCCGCGCATCGCCTACTGGGACAATGCGCGCTTCCTGCTGATCGTGCTGGTGGTGGTCGGCCACGTGATCTCGACGGTGCGCACCGACTCGGCGTTCGGCTTCGCGCTCTACTCGTTCATCTACCTGTTCCACATGCCCGCGATGATCCTGCTCTCGGGCCTCTTCTCGAAGCCCGAGGTCACTCCGAAGGCGATCGCGTCGACCGTGCAGCTGCTCGTCACCTGGCTGCTGTGGGAGGGCATCTGGGCCGGGATCAGGGCCGTGGCCGAGGGCCGCGGCCCGGGCGCCGGGTTCCTCGTCAACCCGGCCTGGACGCTGTGGTTCCTGGTCTCGCTCGTCACGATGCGCATTCTGCTGCCCTACATCGCGAGGCTTCGCCACCCGCTGCTCTTCTCGATCGCACTCGCACTCGGCTCAGGGCTGATCCCGGCGATCGGTACGGCGTTCTCGGCCTCGCGAACACTGGTGTTCCTGCCGTTCTTTGTCGCGGGCTGGCTGATCCGTGAACGGGGCTGGCTCGACGGCCAGTGGTTCGTGCAGCCCGCCAGGGCTGCCCGCATCTCGGCGTGGGGGCTGCTCGGAGCGCTCGCGCTGCTGTTCGCGCTGCTGCCGCAGCTCAGCCGCGTGTGGCGCATCGACCGCTGGCTCACCTGGCGCGACGACTACCTCGGCGTGTTCGAGCGTGCGCCGATCGGCGACTGGCAGCCGGACACCTGGGGCGCGGCGGCGCTCGGCGGTGCCGCCGTGACCGCTGTGCTCCTGGCGCTCGCCGCCGCCATGACGCTGGCGGTGCTGATCATCGCCCCCAGACGCCGCAGCGTCATCACCGCGTGGGGAGCCCGCACGCTCTACATCTACCTGCTGCACGGCCCGGTGGTGTGGGTGCTCCGCTCCTCGGGGGTGATCGACGCGATCGACGCGTGGGGCGCCGCCGGGGTGCTGCTGCTCGTGATGCTCGGGATCGCGCTCACCGTGCTGCTCTCGATGACGTGGATCACGCGCGTCTTCCGGGCGGTCATCGAACCGCGCGTCGACCGGCTGCTGGCCCGCTCGTAA
- a CDS encoding polysaccharide deacetylase family protein → MERSGRGRRGARPPRAARLVAALTAAALLAGCAQIAPVVDWQPPAWPDDSGARLVLAEGAAQGEGGGDGGGAEGGAAGEGGSEAGADAGADSGAGGSAEGVGVGSVAEGATATSGQKLGFVERRLRNDRARLQARYVEIPGWHRFNVRMSELLSTAVASTGTVIKPEVFPVSAGLSHGGCVPGSASWPAASVLAEPETGPLDGTGAGTSFVCDITAAFGDFVGVTARTVIGGPESVTTDSAVTLYAELSTGAVHESGELWSAEAAEQLWLRAVELLRRQAGGLSAAPVSAPTDEQVALARGALDAARFTESGARFTLPAGIAAPELGGLGVKATTAPVVVDIGAEELSAWMSELGSTMQAQRGSPFAGLPEWRADQPVDCGLLACVAVTYDDGPSIHTAKLLDTLRTEQSTATFFMVGSSVSALPDVARRVAAEGHGIGSHTMTHTDLTTLTPEKARKEVVDVEALLTKLTGRAVGIYRPPYGAVDDKVLAAVGQPAILWSIDTLDWKKPGREELARRSVGVATPGDIILFHDLHAETVENADVVLRGLRDRGFTLVTVEQLFGGSVPAGRVTRR, encoded by the coding sequence ATGGAGCGGAGCGGGCGGGGTCGGCGCGGCGCGCGTCCTCCGCGCGCCGCGCGGCTCGTCGCTGCGCTGACGGCCGCGGCACTGCTCGCGGGCTGCGCTCAGATCGCCCCCGTCGTCGACTGGCAGCCGCCGGCATGGCCCGATGATTCGGGCGCCCGCCTCGTGCTGGCCGAGGGGGCTGCCCAGGGTGAAGGCGGTGGCGATGGCGGCGGTGCGGAGGGCGGTGCTGCGGGCGAAGGCGGTTCCGAGGCCGGCGCCGATGCGGGGGCCGACAGCGGGGCAGGAGGCAGCGCCGAGGGCGTCGGCGTGGGCTCCGTCGCCGAGGGGGCGACCGCCACGAGCGGCCAGAAACTCGGTTTCGTCGAGCGTCGACTGCGCAACGACCGTGCCCGACTGCAGGCGCGGTACGTCGAAATCCCCGGCTGGCACCGCTTCAACGTGCGCATGTCGGAGCTGCTGAGCACCGCGGTCGCCTCGACGGGCACGGTGATCAAACCCGAAGTGTTCCCGGTCTCAGCAGGGCTGTCCCACGGGGGATGCGTTCCGGGCTCGGCGAGCTGGCCGGCTGCCAGCGTGCTGGCCGAACCCGAGACCGGGCCGCTCGACGGCACGGGAGCCGGCACCTCGTTCGTCTGCGACATCACGGCGGCGTTCGGCGACTTCGTGGGGGTGACGGCGAGAACGGTCATCGGCGGCCCCGAGAGTGTCACGACCGACTCGGCGGTCACCCTCTACGCCGAACTCTCGACGGGGGCGGTGCACGAGTCGGGCGAGCTGTGGAGCGCCGAGGCGGCGGAGCAGCTCTGGTTGCGCGCAGTCGAACTGCTGCGACGACAGGCCGGCGGTCTGAGCGCGGCGCCGGTGAGTGCGCCGACCGACGAGCAGGTGGCGTTGGCGCGCGGCGCGCTCGATGCGGCGCGCTTCACCGAGAGCGGCGCTCGCTTCACCCTGCCCGCCGGCATCGCCGCGCCCGAGCTCGGCGGTCTCGGCGTCAAGGCCACCACCGCTCCCGTCGTCGTCGACATCGGCGCCGAGGAGCTCTCGGCGTGGATGAGCGAGCTCGGGTCGACGATGCAGGCCCAGCGGGGCTCGCCGTTCGCGGGTCTGCCGGAGTGGAGGGCCGACCAGCCGGTCGACTGCGGGCTGCTCGCCTGCGTCGCGGTGACCTACGACGACGGGCCCTCCATCCACACCGCGAAGCTGCTCGACACGCTGCGCACCGAGCAGTCGACCGCCACCTTCTTCATGGTGGGCAGCTCGGTGAGCGCGCTCCCCGACGTGGCGCGGCGAGTCGCCGCCGAGGGCCACGGCATCGGCAGCCACACCATGACCCACACCGATCTCACCACGCTGACCCCCGAGAAGGCGCGCAAGGAGGTGGTCGACGTCGAGGCGTTGCTGACGAAGCTGACCGGCCGCGCGGTCGGCATCTACCGCCCGCCCTACGGCGCGGTCGACGACAAGGTGCTCGCCGCGGTGGGGCAGCCGGCGATCCTCTGGTCGATCGACACGCTCGACTGGAAGAAGCCTGGCCGCGAAGAGCTCGCGCGTCGCTCCGTGGGCGTCGCGACCCCGGGCGACATCATCCTCTTCCACGACCTGCACGCCGAGACCGTCGAGAACGCCGACGTGGTGCTGCGCGGGCTGCGCGATCGAGGCTTCACGCTCGTGACGGTCGAGCAGTTGTTCGGCGGCAGCGTGCCCGCAGGGCGGGTGACACGACGATGA